The Perca fluviatilis chromosome 17, GENO_Pfluv_1.0, whole genome shotgun sequence region agtgtgtgtgatatgtggagagttaataaatatgtaacatggttcatatataatccttccataactaatctagtgtgtgtggtatgtggagagttaataaatatgtaacatgttcatatataatccttcataactaatctagtgtgtgtggtatgtggagagttaataaatatgtaacatgttcatatataatccttcataactaatctagtgtgtgtgatatgtggagagataataaatatgtaacatggttcatatataatccttcataactaatctagtgtgtgtgatatgtggagagataataaatatgtaacatggttcatatataatccttccataactaatctagtgtgtgtgatatgtggagagataataaatatgtaacatggttcatatataatccttccataactaatctagtgtgtgtggtatgtggagagttaataaatatgtaacatggttcatatataatccttccataactaatctagtgtgtgtgatatgtggagagttaataaatatgtaacatggtatatataatccttccataactaatctagtgtgtagtggtgtgtggagttaataaatatgtaacatggttcatatataatcctctccataactaatctatgtgtgtgatatgtggagagttaataaatatgtaacatggttcatatataatccttccataactaatctagtgtgtgtggtatgtggagagttaataaatatgtaacatggttcatatataatccttccataactaatctagtgtgtgtgatatgtggagagttaataaatatgtaacatggttcatatataatccttccataactaatctagtgtgtgtttgatatgtggagagttaataaatatgtaacatggttcatatataatccttcataactaatctagtgtgtgtgatatgtggagattaataaatatgtaacatggttcatatataatccttcataactaatctagtgtgtatTGATATgtgagagttaataaatatgtaacatggttcatatataatccttccataactaatctagtgtgtgtgatatttggagagttaataaatatgtaacatggttcatatataatccttccataactaatctagtgtgtgtgatatgtgggagttaataaatatgtaacatggttcatatataatccttcataactaatctagtgtgtgtgatatgtggagagttaataaatatgtaacatggttcatatataatccttcataactaatctagtgtgtgtgatatgtggagagttaataaatatgtaacatggttcatatataatccttcataactaatctagtgtgtgtgatatgtggagagttaataaatatgtaacatggttcatatataatccttcataactaatctagtgtgtgtgatatgtggagagttaataaatatgtaacatggttcatatataatccttcataactaatctagtgtgtgtgatatgtggagagttaataaatatgtaacatggttcatatataatccttccataactaatctagtgtgtgtggtatgtggagagttaataaatatgtaacatgttcatatataatccttccataactaatctagtgtgtgtggtatgtggagagttaataaatatgtaacatgttcatatataatccttcataactaatctagtgtgtgtgatatgtggagagttaataaatatgtaacatgttcatatataatccttccataactaatctagtgtgtgtggtatgtggagagttaataaatatgtaacatgttcatatataatccttcataactaatctagtgtgtgtgatatgtggagagttaataaatatgtaacatgttcatatataatccttcataactaatctagtgtgtgtgatatgtggagagttaataaatatgtaacatggttcatatataatccttccataactaatctagtgtgtgtgatatgtggagagttaataaatatgtaacatggttcatatataatccttcataactaatctagtgtgtgtgatatgtggagagataataaatatgtaacatggttcatatataatccttcataactaatctagtgtgtgtgatatgtggagagataataaatatgtaacatggttcatatataatccttccataactaatctagtgtgtgtgatatgtggagagttaataaatatgtaacatggttcatatataatccttcataactaatctagtgtgtgtgatatgtggagagttaataaatatgtaacatggttcatatataatccttcataactaatctagtgtgtgtgatatgtggagagttaataaatatgtaacatggttcatatataatccttccataactaatctagtgtgtgtgatatgtggagagataataaatatgtaacatggttcatatataatccttccataactaatctagtgtgtgtgatatgtggagagttaataaatatgtaacatgtttcatatataatccttccataactaatctagtgtgtgtgatatgtggagagttaataaatatgtaacatggttcatatataatccttccataactaatctagtgtgtgtgatatgtggagagataataaatatgtaacatggttcatatataatccttccataactaatctagtgtgtgtgatatgtggagagttaataaatatgtaacatggttcatatataatccttcataactaatctagtgtgtgtgatatgtggagagataataaatatgtaacatggttcatatataatccttccataactaatctagtgtgtgtgatatgtggagagttaataaatatgtaacatggttcatatataatccttccataactaatctagtgtgtgtgatatgtggagagttaataaatatgtaacatggttcatatataatccttcataactaatctagtgtgtgtgatatgtggagagttaataaatatgtaacatggttcatatataatccttcataactaatctagtgtgtgtgatatgtggagagttaataaatatgtaacatggttcatatataatccttcataactaatctagtgtgtgtgatatgtggagagttaataaatatgtaacatggttcatatataatccttccataactaatctagtgtgtgtgatatgtggagagtttcCTCTTCTTTAGAAACTGTGTTGGGTCAACGTGAACAAATCCTGAACATCTAAGATCAGCTACCATGgttacatcatcacatcactggatatatatttagtcttctgatgacatcactgaatatatatttagtcttctgatgacatcactgaatatatatttagtcttcTGATGACAGTCACATCTTCATCAAGAGGTTTAGAGGTTCTTACCTGTTAATTGATGAAGGTCCAGCAGCTTTGATCTCTCAGTCTTCACCTCCTCACCTCCTCTCCATTCCACTCCCCTCCATTCCTCACCTCCCTCTCTCAGTCTTCCACCTCCGTCTTCCACCTCTCTCAGTCTTCCACCTCTTCACTTTTTTGTCTTCACTCTCCACCTCCCCCTCTCAGTCTTCCACCTCCTCACCTCTCTCAGTCTTCACCTCCTCACCTCCTCTCTCAGtcttccacctccacctctcaGTCTTCCACTCTCCTCTCTCCagtcttcctcctccctccagtcTTACCTCCTCACCTCCCTCTCCAGTCTTCACCTCCTCCTCTCAGTCTTCCACCTCCACACTCCTCTCTcagtcttcctcctctctccggtcttcctccacctcctctcagTCTTCCACCTCCTCACCCTCCTCTCTCAGTCTTACCTCCACCTCCTCTCcggtttcctcctctctccggTCTTCCTCTAACCTCTCTCGGtcttccacctcctccacctcctctcagTCTTCACCTCCTCACCTCCTCTCCCGGTCTTTCCATCTTCTCCGGTCTTCCTCCTCcgtttcctcctcctccagtcttcctccacctcctctctcGGTCTTCCTCACCTCCTCTCAGtcttccacctccacctcctctcctccagtcttcctccacctcctctctcCGGTCTTACCTCCTCTCTCCGGTCTTCCACCTCCACGTCCACTCTCcggtcttcctcctcctctctcggtCTTCCTCCACCGTCCTCTCCGGTCTTCCACCTCCCTCTCGGTCttcctctccacctccctctCGGTCTTCCTCCTCACCTCCCGGTCTTCCACCTCACTCTCCGGTCTTCCTCCACGTTCCTCTCGGTCTTCCCTCCACCTCCTCCGGTCTTCCTCCACCGCCTCCTCTCCGGtcttccacctccacctcctcttttcggtcttcctctcctcctctcggtcttcctcctcacctcctctctcggtcttcctcctcctccctccggTCTTCCACTCACTCCTCTCGGTCTTCCTCCTCTCGGTCTTCCTCCACCGTCCTCTCTCCGGtcttcctcctcgtcctcctctcggtcttcctcctcctctccggTCTTCCTCCTCTCGGTCTTCCACCTCCTCGGTCTTCCTCCACCCCGCTCTTCCTCCACTCGGTCTTCCTCCACCTCcggtctcctcctcctctcggtCTTCCTCCACTCTCTCGGtcttccacctccacctcctctcggtcttcctcctccgcctcctccgGTCTTCCCTCGGTCTTCCTCCGGTCCTCCTCCTCCGGTCTTCCACCTCCACTCGGTCTTCCTCCTCCCGGTCTTCCACCTCCACTCCTTCTCCTCcggtcttcctcctcctcggtCTTCCACCTCCTCCGGTCTTCCTCCACCTCGGTCTTCCTCCTCCGGTCTTCCTCCTCCGGTCTTCCTCAACGGTCCTTCCTCCCGGTCCTCCTCCGgtcttcctccacctcctctcgGTCTTCCTCCACTATCTCCGGTCTTCCTCCTCTcggtcttcctcctcctctctcggtCTTCCACCTCCCACCTCCTCTCCGGTCTTCCACCTCCTCACCTCTCTCCCGGtcttccacctccacctcctccggTCTTCCACCTCCGCCTCCTCTCCTCcggtcttcttcctcctcctcctctcggtCTTCCACCTCCCTCCACCTCCCTCTcggtcttcctcctcctctcggtcttcctcctcctcctctccggTCTTccacctcctctccctcctcctcggtcttccacctcctccatttcctcctctccggtcttcctcctcctcctctccggTCTTCCCTCATCATTCCTTCCTCACTCTTCCACCTCACCTCCGGtcttccacctccacctcctcttcctcttcctccacctcttccacctccacttcctctctccggtcttcctcctctccggtcttcctccacctcctccgtcTTCCACCTCCACGTCTTCCACCTCCCTCCGTCTTCCACCTCCTCTCTCCGgtcttcctccacctcctctctcGGTCTTCCACACTCCTCCTCTCCGTCTTCCGTCCTCCTTCCTCCACACTTCCACCTCCTcacctcctctgtctcctcctctctcggTCTTCCACCTCCTCCGGTCTTCCACTCCTCCTCTCAGTCTTCCTCCTCTCCGCTCTACCTCCACCACCTCCTCTcggtcttcctcctcctcctctcccggtcttcctcctcacctcctctccggtcttccacctccacctcctctctcAGTCTTCCTCCACCGTCCTCTCcggtcttcctcctcctcctctccggTCTTCCACCTCCTCCTGCGTCCTCTCTTCTCCGGTCTTCCTCCACCCTCCTCGGTCTTCCACCTCCTCACCTCTCGGTCTTccacctccctctctccagtcttccctcctccacctctctcGGTCTTCCTCGGTCTTCACCTCCCGgtcttcctccacctcctccggTCTTCCTCCTCCGTCCTACCTCTTCACCTCCGGTCTTCCTCCACTTCTCAGTCTTCCACCTCCCTCTCGGTCTTCCTCACCTCGGTCTTTCCTCCTCGGTCTTCCTCCTCTCCGGTCTTCCTCTTCCACCTCCTCTCCGGTCTTCTCTCTCGGTCTTCCTCCTCCCAGTCTtcccctccacctcctctcGGTCTTCCTCCACTCTCCGGTCTTCCACCTCCTCTCCGTTTTCTCCTCTCTCGGTCTTCCTCACTCCGGTCTTCCTCCTCACCTCCTcggtcttcctcctcctctcggtCTTCCTCACCTCCTCTCTCCGGTCCTCCTCACCTCCTCTCTCCGTCTTCACCTCCTCACCTCCTCTCTCCGTCttcacctcctctcctcctctctcagtcttccacctcctcctctctcagtcttcacctcctcacctcctctctcagtcttcacctcctcacctcctctctcagtcttcacctcctcacctcctctctcagtcttcacctcctcacctcctctctcagtcttcacctcctcacctcctctctcagtcttcacctcctcctctctctcagtctTCACCTCCTCACCTCCTCTCTCAGTCTTCACCTCCACACGTCCTCTCTCAGTCTTCACCTCCACACCTCCTCTCTCAGTCTTCACCTCCACACCTCCTCTCTCAGTCTTCACCTCCACACCTCCTCTCTCAGTCTTCACCTCCTCACCTCCTCTCTCCGTCTTCACCTCCTCTCTCAGTCTTCACCTCCTCACCTCCTCTCTCAGTCTTCACCTCCTCACGTCCTCTCTCAGTCTTCACCTCCTCACCTCCTCTCTCAGTCTTCACCTCCTCACCTCCTCTCTCAGTCTTCACCTCCTCACCTCCTCTCTCAGTCTTCACCTCCTCACCtcctctctccgtctgtctgatCAGCATCTGTCTACCTGAGTTATTTCTCTGAAATCACATGACCAGAGCAACCAATCAGACAGCAGCAGCGTCTCACCTAAAACCTGCTAAAGGACACGTCCAGTCTCTAAACTACGTGCAGCGTGTTGCTGTGGTTTCTGGGCTGTTAAACCACGACCTGTTTGTTCCTCTTTGATATTCGTATACTGAAGGTTTAAATCAGCACCTGACCTTTCTCTGGCCTTTCAGTTCTGTCACAACCAGAAACACAAGTACACAAGGTACTACACAAGTACACAAGGTACTACACAAGTACAGAAGGTACTACACAAGTACACAAGGTACAACACAAGGTACTACACAAGTACAAAAGGTACTACACAAGTACACAAGGTACAACACAAAGTTACTACCAGGAAGTACAAGGTACTACACAAAATTACCGAGGTGGTACCCAAAGTACACAGGTGTACAACACACAAGAGTACTACACAAGTACAAAAGGTACTACACAAGTACAGAAGGTACTACACAAATTACAAGATTACTACACACAATTACAAGGTACTACACAGGTACAGAAGGTTACTACACAAATTATAAGGTACTACACAAATTACAGAAGATTACTACACAAATTACAAGAAGATTAACACAGTGTACTAGATTGTTACTGTGCTTACACAAGTACACAAGGTGCCTACACAAGTACACAAAGGTGCTACATAAATGTACAAAGGTTACTACACAAGTACAGAGGTGCTACACAGAGTACACAAGGTGCTACACAAGTACAAGGTGCCTACCAGAATTCCGGAAGGGTACTACACAAGACCTGAGGTTACGAGTGAAAGCCTGggttactggacaacacaaggTACAACACAAGGTActacagtcatttaaaatagctgtgataaaacctcttctgaaaaaacccaccctggatcctgaggttttagcaaactatagacctatatccaaccttccctttctatccaagatccttgagaaggtagttgctaatcagttatgtgattttctacatagcaatagtttatttgatgattttcaatcaggatttagaaagaatcatagcacagagacggcactggtgaaaattactaacgaccttttaactgctgcagacaaaggacttgtctccattcttgttttattagatcttagtgctgcatttgacactattgaccataccatcctgttacagagactggaacacttagttggcattaaaggaatcgcactaagctggtttaagtcttatttctctgatcaaTCTAATGATGGGCCCTAaccacctccgaacctcattatctagagatatagctactctggatggtattgtcctggcctccagcactactgttagaaatttaggagttatttttgatcaggatatatcctttaacgcccatctaaaacaaacctcaagaacagccattggcttcctgtaaaatccaggatttaatttaaaatccttctcctgacctacaaggCTCTAaatcaggggggtcaaactcaacttcccagagggccacacaggaaaataagaatcacatcaagggccagacatgtttagtttattgatgtgcttttatttaatcgaaaaagtagaatatatttgactgtattgGTATTCGACCAAACTGTacacagtttggtcgacataaagtcctgaagaagttaacaatgtaaagctgttctgcagcaatggaggtcacacacacacaaactcacacacacacacacacagacaataatACATAATTCACCTTGTTAAGTGTGGTTCTACACACTGTTGATTATTAACGCAGTACCTTGTTCTTAATATGGTTCTACATGCAGTGATAAACgtaatacatatacatgtaatTTACTGTCCTTAGTCACTTCATGTAATTATGACTGTTCAGGGACCGCGGCCCCTTTAAATGTTCTTAATGTGTGATGACCTTAGACCTGTCTTCTTCCTAAAAAAATAAACGACACACTCTCGTGTGCTCAACGTGAGAAATTGCCTCTTGTAAATCTACTTCAATTTCCACAATCTCTTGTTAATATCTGGGAGGAAATTACTTCTATTTGTTACAGacaaacatacaatatataatatatatattatatataatattatatattatgtatatataatattatatatataatatattatataaattatatattatgtattatatatatatatatatatatatatatatatatattatatttatttatattttatatatttctgctgttgttatctctctctctctctctctctctctctctctctctctctctctctctttgtgtgtgtgactccgTTGCTAGGTGACCGCTGTCAGGGAGCTGTAACCTGATAGGCCGACAGAAGCGGCCAATAGAAACCTGAGAGCAGCTCCACTTTCTATTGGCTGCTCAGGTTTCAGCCTCTGaatcatattttatttgtttttatttcatctctaacgtcattatgttttatttacacattaaaataatttgtttCATTCATTAAGATTTTTTACatcttacagtaaatatataatattaatatttataatttAAAGAGTTTTAAGTGTCAGATAATTTAAGCTTTGTATATAAATAATAaccgtgggtgtgtgtgtgtgtgtgtgtgtgtgtctgtgtgtgtctctctctgtgtgtctgtgtgtctgtgtgtgtctgtctgtgtgtgtgtgtgtgtgtgtgtgtgtgtgtgtgtgtgtgtgtgtctgtgtgtgtctctgtgggtgtgtgtctgtgtgtgtctgtgtgtgtgtgtgttgtgtgtggttgtgtgtgtgtgtgtgtgtgtgtgtgtgtgtgtgtgtgtgtgtctgtgtgtgtgtgtgtgtgtgtgtgtgtgtttgtctctgtgtgtgtgtgtctgtgtgtgtgtgttgttgttggtgtgtgtgtgtgtgtgtgtgtgtgtatgtgtttggctgtgtgtgtgtgtgtctgtgtgtgtgtgtgtctgtgtgtgttgtcttgtgtgtgtgtgtgtgtgtcttgtgtgtgtgtctgtgtgtgtgttgtctctgtgtgtgtgtgtgtgtgtgtgtgttttgtgtgtgtgtgtattgttgtgtgtttgtctatgtgtctgtgtgttgttgttggtgtgtgtgtctgtgtgtgtgtgtgtatgtgtgtgtgtgtctgtgtgtctgtgtatatgtgtttgtgtgtgttgtttgtgtgtgtgtgtgtgtgtgtgtgtatgtgtgtgtgtgtgtgtgtgtgtgtgtgtgtgttgtgttgtgtgtgtgtgtgtctgtgtgttgtgtgtgtctgtgtgtgtgtgtgtctgtgtgtctgtgtgtctgtgtgtctgtgtgtgtgtgtctgtgtgtgtctgtgtgtttgtgtgtgtgtctgtgtgtctgtgtatatgtgtgtgtgtgttgtgtgtgtgtgtgtgtgtgtgtgtgtctgtgtgtctgtgtgtctgtgtgtgtgtgtgtgtgtgtctctgtgtgtgtgtgtgtgtgtgtctgtgtgtgtgtgtgtgtgtgtgtttgtctctgtgtgtgtgtgtgtctgtgtgattgtgtgtgtttgtctatgtgtctgtgtgtgtgtgtgtgtgtgtgtctgtgtgtctgtgtgtgtgtgtgtgtgtgtgtgtttgtgtgtgtgtgtgtcgtgtgtgtgtgtgtgtgtctgtgtgtctgtgtgtctgtgtgtctgtgtatatgtgtgtgtgtgtgtgtgtgtgtgtctgtgtgtgtgtgtctgtgtgtctgtgtgtctgtgtgtctgtgtatatgtgtgtgtgtgtctgtgtgtgtgtgtctgtgtgtctgtgtgtgtgtgtgtgtgtcttgtgtgtgtgtgtgtgtgtgtgtgttttgtgtgtgtgtgtatatgttgtgtgtgtgtgtgtgtgtgtgtgtgtgtgtgtgtctgtgtgtttgtgtgtgtgtgtgtctgtgtatatgtgtgtctgtatatgtgtgtgtgtgtgtgtgtgtgtgtgtgtgtgtgtgtgtgtgtgtgtgtgtgtgtgtgtgtgtgtgtgtgtgtgtatatgtgtgtgtgtgtgtgtgtgtgtgtctgtgtgtgtcagccgAGCAGCTGAATTATTGATgaggtctgtgtgtttctgtgagagACGAGAGAACAGAAGAACAGCTGATAGAGTGAAAGAAGAggatgagaggagagagggaagaggaataaaagagggagagagacggagagaaatTAACCAGAAGATGTGAAGTGAAGAATATCAGGTAAGTTCCTGTTTCCTTTAAAAGTCTGTCCAATCAGAAGGCAGCAGCTGTGAAGCTAATGCTAAGCTAACGGTACGGTACAATCAGAAGGCAGCAGCTGTGAAGctaatgctaagctaacagtACAGTACAATCAGAAGGCAGCAGCTGTGAAGctaatgctaagctaacagtATGGTAAGAGCGATTCATATCTGTAACCACAGTGAATCGCTATGTTTACGTGATAAACAATACTTTATACACATGTACAAATACACATGTACATATTcacatgtatacatatacacatgtacatatacatatacacatgtaCATATAAACATGTACATATCACAGGAATACGTACTGACACCTAAACATGACAAAAGGtaaaaaattacaataatatataacatgacaataataatatataacatgacaataataagatataaaattacaataatatataacatgacaataataatatataacatgaCAATAATAAGATATAAcattacaataatatataacatgACAATAAGATATAAcatgacaataataatatataacatgaCAATAATGATATATAaaattacaataatatataacatgacaataataatatataacatgaC contains the following coding sequences:
- the LOC120545099 gene encoding high mobility group nucleosome-binding domain-containing protein 5-like, translated to MLIRQTERGGEEVKTERGGEEVKTERGGEEVKTERGGEEVKTERGREEVKTERGGEEVKTERGGEDGERRGGEEVKTERGGEEVKTERGGEEDRREEVRKTERRRKTEEVRRKTGVRKTERGENGEEVEDRRVEEDREEVEGKTGRRKTEREDRRGGGRGRPERRKTEEERPRWEVEDRERRRKTERRKTGDSGGRPRGGGGRPEEDREEGPLRKTGGGRPEEEDRGGGRPEEVEDRGGGRPEEKEWRWKTGRRKTEWRWKTGGGGPEEDRGKTGGGGGGRPRGGGGGRPREWRKTERRRRPEVEEDRVEEERGGGRPRRWKTERRKTGEEEEDREEDEEEDRREDGGGRPRGGRPRGAVEEDRRRWREDREERGGRPESEVEDREVRRKTEREVERKTEREVEDRRGRWRKTERGGGRPESGRGGGRPERGGKTGERRWRKTGGEEVEVED